A single window of Vidua chalybeata isolate OUT-0048 chromosome 7, bVidCha1 merged haplotype, whole genome shotgun sequence DNA harbors:
- the FZD7 gene encoding frizzled-7, with the protein MQAGGECGGAAATGCPLLGLAALLAALLGTPAGATAQQYHGEKGISVPDHGFCQPISIPLCTDIAYNQTILPNLLGHTNQEDAGLEVHQFYPLVKVQCSPELKFFLCSMYAPVCTVLEQAIPPCRSLCERARQGCEALMNKFGFQWPERLRCENFPVHGAGEICVGQNTSDAPPGPGGAAGRGVTAHPTAGYLPDFLTPPQPPSGFSFSCPRQLKVPSYLGYRFLGERDCGAPCEPARPNGLMYFKEAEVRFARLWVGVWSVLCCASTLFTVLTYLVDMRRFSYPERPIIFLSGCYFMVAVAYAAGFLLEERVVCLERFSEDGYRTVAQGTKKEGCTILFMILYFFGMASSIWWVILSLTWFLAAGMKWGHEAIEANSQYFHLAAWAVPAVKTITILAMGQVDGDVLSGVCYVGIYSVDSLRGFVLAPLFVYLFIGTSFLLAGFVSLFRIRTIMKHDGTKTEKLEKLMVRIGVFSVLYTVPATIVLACYFYEQAFRGTWEKTWLLQTCKTYAVPCPSHFAPMSPDFTVFMIKYLMTMIVGITTGFWIWSGKTLQSWRRFYHRLSTGSKGETAV; encoded by the coding sequence ATGCAGGCTGGAGGAGAATGCGGCGGAGCGGCCGCCACCGGCTGCCCCTTGCTGGGGCTGGCCGCGCTGCTGGCCGCCCTGCTGGGCACCCCCGCGGGTGCCACGGCACAGCAGTACCACGGCGAGAAGGGTATCTCAGTGCCGGACCACGGTTTCTGCCAGCCCATCTCCATCCCGCTCTGCACGGATATCGCCTACAACCAGACCATCCTGCCCAACCTGCTGGGCCACACCAACCAGGAGGACGCAGGGCTGGAGGTGCACCAGTTCTACCCGCTGGTCAAGGTGCAGTGCTCGCCCGAGCTGAagttcttcctctgctccatgTACGCGCCGGTGTGCACCGTGCTGGAGCAGGCCATCCCACCCTGCCGCTCCCTCTGCGAGCGGGCCCGTCAGGGCTGCGAGGCCCTCATGAACAAGTTCGGCTTCCAGTGGCCAGAGCGGCTCCGCTGCGAGAACTTCCCTGTTCACGGTGCGGGTGAAATCTGCGTGGGGCAGAACACGTCGGATGCCCCACCAGGACCTGGTGGTGCGGCGGGTCGAGGGGTCACTGCCCACCCCACAGCTGGCTACCTCCCTGACTTTCTTACCCCACCACAGCCACCCTCTGGCTTCTCCTTCTCTTGTCCGCGGCAGCTCAAAGTGCCCTCTTACTTGGGCTACCGGTTCCTGGGGGAACGGGACTGTGGAGCCCCCTGTGAGCCAGCCCGGCCCAATGGGCTCATGTACTTCAAGGAGGCAGAGGTGCGATTTGCCCGGCTGTGGGTGGGCGTGTggtctgtgctttgctgtgccTCCACCCTCTTCACCGTGCTCACCTACCTGGTAGACATGCGTCGTTTCAGCTACCCGGAGAGGCCCATCATCTTCCTCTCGGGCTGCTACTTCATGGTCGCCGTGGCCTATGCAGCAGGCTTTTTGCTGGAGGAGCGGGTGGTGTGTCTAGAGCGCTTCTCTGAGGATGGCTACCGCACTGTGGCCCAAGGCACCAAGAAAGAAGGCTGCACCATCCTCTTCATGATCCTTTACTTCTTTGGCATGGCCAGCTCCATCTGGTGGGTCATCCTGTCCCTCACCTGGTTCCTGGCTGCTGGCATGAAGTGGGGTCATGAGGCCATTGAGGCCAACTCCCAGTATTTTCATCtggctgcctgggctgtgcccgcTGTCAAAACCATCACCATCTTGGCCATGGGGCAGGTGGATGGGGATGTACTCAGTGGGGTGTGTTATGTAGGTATCTACAGTGTGGACTCGCTGAGGGGCTTTGTGCTGGCACCCTTGTTTGTGTATCTCTTCATTGGCACTTCCTTCTTGCTGGCTGGCTTTGTGTCCTTGTTTCGCATCCGCACCATCATGAAACATGATGGCACCAAGACAGAGAAACTGGAGAAGCTGATGGTGCGCATTGGTGTCTTCAGCGTCCTCTACACGGTGCCTGCCACCATTGTCTTGGCGTGTTACTTCTACGAGCAGGCCTTCCGTGGTACCTGGGAGAAGACATGGCTCCTTCAGACCTGCAAAACGTATgctgtgccctgtcccagccacTTTGCCCCTATGAGCCCAGACTTCACTGTCTTCATGATCAAGTACCTCATGACCATGATTGTTGGGATCACGACTGGTTTCTGGATTTGGTCTGGCAAAACCCTTCAGTCCTGGCGACGCTTCTACCACAGACTCAGTACCGGCAGCAAAGGCGAAACGGCAGTATGA